accaccaccaccaccaccgacaaCGGTGCTTCCGGTGATGACAACAACCGCAATGCTGGTGCCGGTGCCGATGCCGATGCCGGCAAGGAACAGTGCTAGCAATGGCTCCTCAGACAGTTTTAGCAGCCTGGCTCTGGTCTTTGGTCTTGTTCATCACACCATAGGATGTGTGTTGAAACAGTATTCTAGTAGAGTGAAATGAAACCGTCCTGTTCTCTCTACTGAGTTTGATTTCTTGAAGAAACTTAGCTCAAATCCTTTGTATTGGGCTACAAACATGCTCTGATAGCTATGGCAATATGATCATTAATATCTCATTGAATCGGTATGCTGAGCTCCTGATCCTCATGttcttctgatttttttttctgtagctGCATCTGATGCAGAACACCTGCATCAGCATTCAGCAGGTTATGACAAACAGTATTCGCATTTCAATTCATTCATCCATCAATCCATTTTCTTATACTCCTAACAATCCATTTTCTTATACTCCTAACCTTCAGTtcttctcaaaatataacaacttctaacCTTCAGTTTTTCTACCAATATTCTTTTATTAATCAATCATGATCTTTCACCTCAAATATTTTACCTACCTCCTTTCTCaactaatcataattttttttccatttaattTTACCAACTTTAATAGTATCCTATTGAATCTaaaacttatattttggaacgaatgtgatatatatttttttctgataTGTTCAATAATACTTccccatcctaaaataagtCAATTTTTCATTCATCtcacacataccaatacaaacaccaaaaagaataaaatgcccctactttatcaaatcctaaTGCGACTATTTGTCATTTTGTCTACtttcaatataattattttctactttcactaatttcaatataattattacttaaaaataaatttatttggagAGAAATAGAAAAAGTAAAACCTTAACATGGGACAGAGATACTAGTACAGTAGTACTTGTGTTCTTGCACAGTTGGACACTGTATTTGGAGTGTCCATTGATGCTGTGTGCAGTTTGTCAtttgtgagaaagagagagagagaggtgaatGTCAGTGTGAAGGGGAGGGGGGGACCGGAGTGCTGTCGGCTTGTCTGCCGCCGGCTGTCGTCTTGGGGCGATGGTGGTGAAAGGAGGCTTTTTAAGCAGGTCAGGCTGGCCCATCATCGCTATCCGGGCACTGTGCTTGGAAGGTCAGCAAGTGGGTGTGGGCACGGCAACCTCGGCAAAATTCTAAAAGCGGGCGAGTGTAGCTCAGTGAGAGAATTAGGCTTACGCCTTGTCGATTCACTTGTTATAAGctagtaaaatttaaaattttaatttagggCTTATTGAGATTGATGATATTTTTAACCATACAATTATTtagtaaaattaataattatattgttacgtttagtttgttactaAATATTGGCAATATATATAGAATTTTGGCAACGTTATTAAGCAaatcttatcaaaattttggcaatgttgttaatttgctaaaattttggcattaccaaattttggtaaaatttattttggcaccaatctaaacagacttttaaagttgattttgtggttttcattgtagtttattttatgaTATTTGTTTTCAGTTTTCTTCCTAATAAGCAGTACGGATAAGCATTCAGATAAGCATAGTGGGGCTTAGTTTCATTATGTTTCCCGTTACACTTACCGATTACACTTATGATGAGCACTGACTGATCCTAGTGGGAATTGCCTGCAGTACTACACTTGCAGTAGCAGCCACTGACTTATGGGATCAGGTTCACATGTTAGGCACTGCTGCTGTAAATGCTACTGAGGATCATGCATGTCCGACTGATCCACGCTAAATGACGAACACCAGTCGTAAATCTTTAATCTCAATTAAATTTTGTTAGCATTGCTTATGTAATTGTGGGCAATATGGTTTAAGACCATAGTGGTAGAGTTTACGCACGCGTTACCCCCCATATCGTGCTTTCCTAGTCTTAATTTCGGTTTTTGGTTATTCTGATATCCTTACTTTTTAGTAATCATAGAAAGGGGTAAAAAATGCGTTTTATTTAGAAATCAAATTAAGCTTAGATAATTTATGTTATGGGACTGCCATATCTCTTAAAATTTCTCCGTTTAAGTAATTCAAGAATAATCTACACCGAAGATTAAAAGAAAAgccaaaaaagataaaaaaaaatctctgaaAAACAACTGTATCAAACAAGATTATCATAACCCACTCAATACCAAACAGATGTTCATGTTGCCATGTTGGTTTCAGGAGAATCAGATTGATTGAGAGCTGTGGTGCAAATAGGCCACACGTGTATGTGGTCACCAATAAGCAACACAATGACAATAGAATTAATAGAAACCCCTATACAGGGTAATTAATGATTACTGTCTCCAGTTAATGACAGTCGACCCAAATTAAGCTTTTACAGACAAAATTGTTGTTGCACCTGACAAACCTAAACCTAGCCGGCCATGACCTAATTACAGAGATTAGTTTAGCAATTAGCAGAGAGCACGCGGCGCTGTCATCAGGTCACCCTAGCGGCAGACACATCATCTGCGGATGCAAATGTACAGCTgctttattaattcttttttctttgcgTCGTGATGGATGTCACGATCAGTGTAAAGCTAGCTAAACACAATTACAGTAGAGGCTAGATTTTGTGACATTTGTACATAGGGTGATGTGACATTTTGGTCAAATTAATCGGACAAGGCATGGGCCTAAACACCCCGTGCGAATCTTAGAGTTATtaactatattaattaatactGTAGTCTATACCGGCCAGCAGTAGTACGTGCGTGCTCCTACGAAGAGTCTCCTACTAATCAATGAGCATGGGCATGGCCGGTGGCCGTAATCATGTTGATCATATACTACCTCGTCCTAAATAAGTATAGCCGTAAAAATATCCATgtgcaatgtttgaccgtctgtcttatttaaaaaatttatgaaatttttttaaaaaaagtcgcacataaagtactacactatttatattttatcatctaataacaataaaaataaaaatagtaatcacaaaaatttttcaaataaaacgaacgtgAATAATataaactgcacttattttgggatagaggttGTCGGAGATATGGGTCCGGGGTATGCAAAGTGAGGGGAAGTTACTTTCCCATCCAGCCACGTGGCTCTATAGCCTGGCCCTCACCCCGTGCCTCGTGAGTCACAGAAGCAGCCGGGGGGCCTCAGGGTGCCACGTCACGCCCCTCGGGCCCTCGCGCTACCTCGCCTCGAGGCCCTCGCCCAACTGCCATGTGGCGGGGGGAGCGAGCGGGGAGGAGACCCAGGCTGAACCGCCATTAATGCGTACGGcgccccaactgtccctcacCGCGTTTAATACGGTAAGGGCAGACATGCGGTGCCGCTCGACTGACCCACGTCAATCGGGTGTGACCAGACTGTGACCGCCCTATCGCCGGTCACGTCCGATTGGACGGACGGCCGTGCCCCCACGTTCGCCTCTGTCTCCGACGAAGTGGAGGCAGGTATGTCCCGTCCCATCGGAGCATTATCCGGAGTTCCCTCCAAGTGAGGAGGACCGCCACAAGTCTTCACTCATTTAAGAGGGAATaacagggctgtcccccgtgttAGGCGGGGAGCGGCGCTGGGTCCCACTCAAGGACGGACTGCTGCTTAGCTTCCGGGCGAAGGCACGGATCATGGTCCGGTCGAGGTAAAGTGGGTCCCCCTCCCGTGAAAGAGTAGGTAGAAGCggcgcatgtggtatccccttgaactataaaaggaggaccttaccCACCGAGAAAAGGGACGACACTGAGTAGGCCTGAGCTCTAGAAGGAGAAGACCAAGAGCGCTCTCCAGAGTTCAGGAACCTTTGTAACACTCAACCATAAatcccacacacaggagtagggtattacgctccatagcagcccgaacctgtataatcttgtCGCCCATACGCGATCTAGAAACCCTCAGGGCGGATACACGATCTCGAGAGGCGAACCCTTttccccggccgaactcacaaatgggggatctcacgatctctcgctagagaggatcactcctcgacagaGGTAGTATGTTTCTAGCATTTCCTAAATGTACAAAATAGTATATATAGTACGAAAGATCGGCGATATATTCAAAGCGCCGAGTTCCACATGGAAATTCTAAGTTCTAACCCTTCCATAAACTTtacaaatacaattaagaaaaaccTTTCGCGAAAATAGACCCAAAACTCGGCACAAAATTCCTAGCTTTGTTATCCAGGTTAAATGTCTCAGGCGAAAAGacctgtagcctagtggttacaagagcctcagtagcacctgaggtcctgggttcgactccccatgggagcgaatttttcaggatttaatgGCGTTGTACTTTcggtggtaggcgacgtacccgtcgacagcgaggcgcctgtggtgacttcgtcaatctatCAATCTATCCAGGATTTGCTGGGCCAGTCTTCGATTTAATGGCATTATACTTTcggtggtaggcgacgtacccgtcgacagcgaggcgcctgtggtgacttcgtcaatctgtcaatctctccaggatttgccggGCCAGTCTttaaagatgctcataggggtagggtttgcgtgcatGTGTTCATAGGGATGAGTGCACTCTAAACAAAAATTACCAATTATATTGACGCTGAGGCTACACGATAGGTGTCCATTATGGCTGATAACATGGATGAGCGTCAATATCTTCGGTGTCGAGGGTTGGCAAATAATCCTCTTGGGGTGACCTCCCACGTCCTCCAGATTTTAGGTCTTAACACTAAAAATAGAAACAAATTAAGGGAAGATAAAACATGTTACCCTGTTTTATCAATTCCTCATAAAATCCAATATGAGAAGAACATGATTTAAAGCGGGAGTGAATAAGCACGGAGAGGACCACATACTTGTCCCATATGAGGTCCTaatcttaaatttaaaatacAAATCAGGGGAAAtgaatcaaaatatttttgcttTCTTAATTTTTCCACGAAATTTACACCAAAGCAATAGGAATTGAAGAGAGGGGCGAGGGAACAAGGAGAGAGAGCATACATAGGTGGTAGCGGGTTGATATCATAGAAACTTACGAGTGAATATTCAACGTGGCCTCGCTACCATGTCGGACGGGTTTTGGCACCAAGACATTTAACTTGGGCGCTAAAGTTATTTGCAATTAGCTACGGATTTATGTCCACAATAATTAAGTTTCAAAGAGAATCTAgtataaaataattttaagaaAACGATTGTAAAGAAAATCTAGGCAGCTACAGAACAATTGGTACTTATGGAGAAAAATTAGTAGTCTtgaatctatctattatattattaaaggaatagaaaaaggagtctccacgttcgctctcatggcctaaaaattctcacattaatcggagaaaagaaaaaacagagtccatatagaaacgcaatttagaaatagctaaaattcggaaatAATAAGTACGggatattagaagaggagattagagtacatatagaaatataatttaaaaatagttgaaattcggaattaaaaaataagaaatagtAGAAGAGgtgactagagtccatatagaaatacaattaggaaataactgaaatttggaattaaaaataagaaatattagaaatagagtatagagtccatatagaaatacaattagaaaataatagaaattcggaattaaacataaggaatattagaagtagagtatagatagtccatatagaaatacaattaagaaaaaaatagaaattcagaattaaaaaataaggaatattagaagtagagtatagaatccatataggaatttaaaactaactaaaattcggaataaacataataaaattaaaagtagagtttagagaccgtataaaaatataatttacaaataaccaaaattcgaaattaagaaaaaacatgggaagaagagtttaaagtcaatataggaatacaatttagaagtaactgaaatttgaaattaaaaattaaagattgaaagatgagtttatatagaaatacaatttagaaatagctgaaattcgaaattaaaaagtaaggaatattagaagaggagactagagtccatatagaaatacaatttagaaatagttgaaattcgaaattaaaaaataaggaatattagaagaggtgactagagtccatatagaaatacaattaggaaataactgaaatttggaattaaaaataaggaatattagatgtggagtatagagtccatatagaaatacaatcagGAAATAATAGatattcggaattaaaaataagaaatattagaagtagagtatagagtctatatagaaatacaattaagaaaaaaaaagaaattcggaattgaaaaataaggaatattagaagtagagtatagagtccatataggaatttaaaaataactaaaattcagaataaacataatacaattaaaagtagagtttagagttcgtataaagatacaatttacaagtaaataaaattcaaaattaagaaaaacatgggaataaGAGTTTAAAGTTataatataggaatacaaaattcgaaattaaaaattaaagaatattgaaagatgagtttagagtccacatggaaatacaattagaaataataaaaaatcagaaataaaaataaataatatttgaagaagagcatagagtctatatagaaatacaatttatagaaaattcgaaattaaaaaaaagaaatattaaaagacaagtctagagtccatataggaatatatataatttacaaataactaaaatttgatattaaaaataattaataactaacacgtatataaaatacaatatgaatattacccattagtagttttgtaaagttattgcaaaatttaaaattatgctgtcattttaatatatttgaataatataatgagaaaacatatatactattatatgagagaaaatataatgatgctagccgcgcaatctgcgcgggctaccatgctagatactcatgaaagcaTAGGTCATTACTGGAAACTCGCAACCCCTGGTCCAACCTTGTCAATTGGCAAACATTGATTGCAGGGTGtcataaaaaacaaagaaaaatatttgtAAATCCCTTTCGAATCCCCGATATTGGGCCAAAGAGAAGCGAAATCCAATCCAAATTTGAGGAGTGGTACTAGGTGTTATATGAGTCAGGGTGGCGATCGACAAAAAGAGCTATGGTGGGTTTAAAATgtgtttcacatttttttttgagaaaaaagttCCGGTCATGCATACCAAAAGTGACATGTAAAAAGATAAACCCAAATACATGGTCCCTTCACGAGAGAACTAATAATTGAATTATACATGCTAGGATTAGAGACAAGCCAATCAACCCGTGGGTGACCCCGCAAGACCCTGGAATGTGAATTGCCTTTGTAAAAATAGTCCATTTTGACAATATAGGTCTAGTTGGTCCTGTTAAACTAAACCTTAGTCATTTCCAATCTCTCACTAAGGCGCCACAGCCCACAAGCACCCTCGCGTACGCGCCGTTCGTCGCGCCCTCTCGCCTCCGTGCTGTAGCACCACGCATCTTACCGCGCCGGAGCGCCGGTCGTCACCGAGCATCCTCATCTCTTGTATCGTTGGGGTCTTCGCCGCACCACCTCATCATTCATCGCCTCGTCACCGAGCCGGCTCGTCTCTCGTAGCTGTCGGTCATCTGTTCTTAACAAGCGACCTGTTTGATGCTATCCGCATACGTGttgttccaaaaaaaatctaacttaAGTAGTGTATTATTCTAGTTCATCAAGcaagtaaaaaatatattatgtcGCCTAAGCTTCAAATAAAATGTTCTCTCGAATTACTCGTATGATATACGATCCGATTACAACGGCGTATGTAACAATTAAAATCTTTATAAAATAacctcacatgattatattttgactaaagattacaaattatttttataaatataaccaAACAACTTTCATTCCCCACGATCCGATCATTTGAAAATAGCACACAGTTAAGGTTAGATGGCAATAATAGAACAGACATCttattagcaaaaagaaaaaagaatttaCCAATGTTCCTAGTCATTTAAAAAGCCAATACTGCAAAAATAAAaccataataaaaaaatcaaaattaagttctaaaattcaaaatctGGTATCTGCTCATAAGCTGAAAGACAAACCACGGAAAAGTTTATTAGATATCGCAGAAAGGAAGAAGTATAAATATAGCAGTGGTATGAGATCAGCAACGCTCGATGTCGACGCGCCACAGGGTGGTGTCGAGGACGGTGAAGACGCAGACGTCGCCGGACCTGACGCCGTTGTCCTCGCAGAACCTCCTCCAGCCGGCTCCCAGCAGGTAGCAGGCGTCCTTGTACCGACGCCCGGTCACCTCCCatgatctgctgctgctgctgcttcctccTTGATCTCCTTGCGTTGATGTCGTGTCGATCATCATCAGCGTGATGCTGCTCTCCTCTACGAGACCGATCGACTCGCAGAAGGTCCTTGCGAGAGACTGCATGAATGCAGGCATTGCAGAGATGATTCATATAACTGATGGTTTCAGATGAATTTATGATTGGGGCCAGTTCTAATTGAAGGAGTTGGTCATGTCATCTGGATTATTGACGCGGATTATTTGTTTACACTTTGCTTCAAAAAGATTCAAGTTATGTAAGAATTTTTTACTCGGTGCTGTTTGGGCCACTTGTTCTTCTGAATATCATTTGTTGTCATTAAATTAAATCtaaaaaatagttatgaaaagttaaaaaatatttgatattgatacaattatatttttaacttttcataactattttttaGATTTAATTTCCATCTAGGGATGAAGACTTTTTCCTTGTAACAACAACATGATAATATCAGGAGAGGAATAGTTGTGCTTACGAGAATGCATCTTTCAAGAACATATTCATTGATCTCCTTCTTTATCCAAGAGCGCGGTCCAATCTCGTAGACAGATCTGGTTTTTCTCATCCTTTTTGTTTCTCTGTCACTTGTTCTCCCTTTGTTGCCGCTGCCCTTTCTACTGCAAGGCATTTCCTGTTGGTTTCCATCATCTTCACCAAATCTACTCTTCTTCTTGTTATTACATTTCCTTCTAGAAAAAGAAGGTGCTTCCTGTTGCTCTCCAGTACCTGTAAATGTTGCGAAGACAGaaaaaatgaatcaaatgaCAACATATTTCCAAGACATAATTCAAAacacaaactataactgatggGGATTCGAATACGAAAAACAAAATTGCTTGCTCACCTTGATAAATGCTGATGCCCTTTGCCTTGAAATCTTTCTGGCGTCCATTGGGCCCAAAAACACTGATTTTGAACACCAGGTTTCCCTCATACCTGAAGATCACGACGTCGCCCCGAGAGATACCATGGAATGACAAGAATTGTAGCCATCCACCCCCTAAAAACACGCCCGATTGATCCTTGTCGAGCTCGACGCGCCAAGATTTGCCGAGGGGACTTAAGATGATAGCCATGTTGCTGTTCAGGTTCTCTCCAGTGATGTAGTCTCGTACAAACTTATCAGGGATCCTCTGTAGGAAAGGCAGTGAAATGTGCATCGTTCATGATACATCTCAACTCTAAAATATTCAGAAAGGCATTTTGTTCGTGCCACTAATTAGCTAGATAGCTGATATTATCGCTCTTTTaaagaataaataatatttttgtcACTAAATATATGGATTATTTCCCTCTGTTTTAGCCAGTGAAGTGtatcattgacatgtgggccattgTGAATTGCACCATGATGAAATAGAAAGAGGAACGTTAAGGAGGCTAAAAGATGGATGACAAAATTGACAGGGCTGGCAATTACTATAAACTAGAGGAATAAGTGATAATTTTAGGCTTTTTTTAatgtcacaaacaaaatattacTTAGGTAGTACTGCCTCCTATCATGAAACATGCATGttttgaatagtcccacattgatTGTGTAAGGATAAGAGACCTAATATATAAATGGGGGAACCCCTCACCTCAATgactagcttttggggtgggaaagacCATTTACGATCCTACACCATGTTGGTTTCTAGACATGTTTCCAGTCATCTTAAAAAACCTTTAAATACAATATCGTTTTCAATTTTTGATTGGATAATTACAAATTAGGCATATAGATTTGTccctaaaaaatattttcacaacAGTATCATTGTATTAAGTTCTTAAAACGCTTTGTATCAGAAATTAGCAGTAAATATTTGCATATTGAAAAATGTACCGATGTCCAAAACAATTTGTTCTTTGTGACAGGAAAGAGTAGCACAATAAATACTAATAGAAGCAAAAGAAAGTGACTGGGATCGATGAGTTTGTGTACCATCTTGTCCATTATACCCGGCAGAAGTACCGTCAAGAACTGCGGCTTACGTGAAGTGTCTGTTGCCCTGCCCGCTTCTGAATGTCATAGCTAAAAGAAGACGTTATTTACAACTCAAAATTAAAACTGAAACTAGAAGATTATGGCAGACCAATGGTGGTAAAAGAGCAATTAATAAGAGATATTATAGGCCCAATTTCAGAATATATATTGTTCGAATTGCTGTAGTGGATTATGTAAATCGATACAAATTAAATATCTTAacaaataaacttaacaaatactacctccattatTTATATgtcactgttgactttttcatAAGGCTTAACCATTCATCGTATTAAAAGAATTAGtttaaatatgtaaaagtatataAGCTCAGGTTAGAGGTTTATTTGAagataaaataagtcacaacaATGCAAAtgaatttataaaatttttttaataagatgaatagtaaAATGTTatctaaaaagtcaatggtgctatatattaaaaatatagtacatttttttgagaaattttttTAAGGCATGGAGCACATAATCCACATCATTAATAATATAGTGTATTGAGTTACATGCACCGactaatttaataaaaaaaaccttaaGCTGATGAGAAAAGTCGAGCAATTCACTTCATATTCTAACACTCCCCACCATGCGAGACAGCCTCAAGCCTCAAGCACGAAACAGAAGTGGGCTACAATTTACAGGATTTGAACCAATCTAAAACTTAAATTGACGAGAAAAGACGAACAATTGATTTTATATTCCAATAGGTAAAATAGCTAAAAAGAATATGGCCTAAAGCCCTAAACAATTAATGCAATCTAATCATCTTGTTATATACTTTCTTTcggaaaaaagagagaacatCTTGCAAGTAGAATACCAAAGTTCAATTTGATTAACTACTCCATCTCTGAAGTAGCCATTCAAATTAAGTACAAAGTTTATACAGcaattcaaattttaactttGGCACCATGAAGAAAGCATCATCCAAGACAAATAAATTTTTTGCAAGCAAAATCCCTTGGATTACCTGCAGGGGGAGCGCCGAACACCCTGAGGCAGCAGGTGGTGTCGAACGCCTCGACGgcgagcacgccgccgccgtggcggagCACCACGAACCACCCCACGCCGAGgccgtgcgcggcggcgaactCCGCCCACCCGCGCCCCAGGAACGctcggccgtcgccgtcccggACGACCCCGACGTCCCAGGCCTTGCCGAGCGGGCTCGCcacgcgcgccgtcgccgcccgtggcgcgccgccgccgccgacgccgacgcccagCTGCGCCGCGAGCTCGTCGCAGATGCGCTGCATTCACAGAGACATGAGCCACCCACGAGAGTAGGGCGCCGCGGCCGGGGCGTGCCGCAggcgcgcgccgcgcggcgcgccATGGAAGCAATAAAGAAAGAAGGTGGCAATGGCATGGCGAcatggcgtggcgtggcgtggcggcttCTGCTTACCATCTTGCGGAAGGAAGAAGGCACGAGAACCTTGAGCTgcgtcgccctcgccgcgccgcggccgccgccgccgccgccatggtcaCCGCGCGATCccatggcggccgccggcgagacgACGACGCGAGGAGCCTTTTCTGCGGGGCGGTGGTGCTGCGAAGAATCAGGTGTGATCATCGCTTCGAGATTCTGCGGCGCATCGCGTGTCGTCGTCTATTCAAACTTGAGCACGGATTTATCGGGGCTAATTCAATTGCTGCGTAACAAAAAGATATGCACCCAAATTCAAATCAAGTTAGAAATATAGGAAATTAACATGCGCATATTCATACGAACAATGGAATTAAAGTAGTATTTAGGTGAgagtatttaatttttttatgaggAAGTTTTCGGTGATGTTcagattatagccaaaataaatatTACCAAATTATTGCTAAAACTTTAGTAAGTTggaaatattaccaaaatttcgacaggattttttttatgtatttaccaaagttTAGCAATAACTAGATGGCATCAACCTGAATAGCCTCTTCATAAAGGAAGTTCTTTTCACAATGAAGGTTTCGTACATATAATAAGACTTTCACATGACAATGCTATCATCTgagtttcatatttttttataatactgGAAAAagatacccgtgcgttgcaacgagtgaagactattttaatcttattattattgtatGGTTTAGCTAAgttgaaattcactgtgggaatttgtggacccccgattttggaaatcggaaatcatctatgtttatccgtaccaatccctggatcagtagttggtacacacatacatagttgaatcacaacatatcacgaatgaattcaggctaaaagagttaaatacttacattagggccaggtaggccaacaactaccagagaacaacagcggaagacaaaataatataagggcccggttaacatgccacaggcagtcgaccggggaacgagacctagaacaagaccgcactccgatcatcttgttggatacgcaagcgtaccgacaagggcttctcttcaacactctcctaaaagatatatgaatagcaaaggtgagtaccaaccgtactcagcaagccaccacaacaacaatgcgtatgatagagggtatttcaaggaatggcttcaggttcttttgcataaagctaattttacaatttttttcacaagcctaagacctagcatagactgatcaagttttaataccattgttcacattaaacaatgacggttctgttcaccatccattgtgatcccaaggatagcttcccgccattgagtcgttatgatttttctgaggacgtccaccttcccgcctctcaggaagtggctccatcagcataaaattcatcatgcaatatcccatcccccacaagttaagaatttagagtctagccaagtgtaatacatgtcccagtgctcaataaccgcgagcacggctattcgaatagatttggtttactcacactgcagtggatgtacactttacccacactccgtgactgcccaacacatgagcctcgtcccaacacatgagacacgtcacggcaaagcttttcgataacctcgcattggcagtacccgctccatgaactttacatcctcatgcactctaggcgtacacggtttctagcagtgagaggagttctggcgtacccgggaaggaaagactcacacatgcattaagttataattatgtttaatttttctcatggcagtcctaccgatggcgacaccactgtagacacccgcctcgcggttctaccaatggctaccccaccgtagagcccctgcctcacacatcaagaaaccactatgcatggatactgcctccgctcagctatctattccgctaggtctatacccatacgagaagtgcggttgtacgggggtcgtttc
This window of the Oryza sativa Japonica Group chromosome 4, ASM3414082v1 genome carries:
- the LOC107277783 gene encoding putative B3 domain-containing protein Os04g0346900, with protein sequence MQRICDELAAQLGVGVGGGGAPRAATARVASPLGKAWDVGVVRDGDGRAFLGRGWAEFAAAHGLGVGWFVVLRHGGGVLAVEAFDTTCCLRVFGAPPAEAGRATDTSRKPQFLTVLLPGIMDKMRIPDKFVRDYITGENLNSNMAIILSPLGKSWRVELDKDQSGVFLGGGWLQFLSFHGISRGDVVIFRYEGNLVFKISVFGPNGRQKDFKAKGISIYQGTGEQQEAPSFSRRKCNNKKKSRFGEDDGNQQEMPCSRKGSGNKGRTSDRETKRMRKTRSVYEIGPRSWIKKEINEYVLERCILSLARTFCESIGLVEESSITLMMIDTTSTQGDQGGSSSSSRSWEVTGRRYKDACYLLGAGWRRFCEDNGVRSGDVCVFTVLDTTLWRVDIERC